The Solenopsis invicta isolate M01_SB chromosome 1, UNIL_Sinv_3.0, whole genome shotgun sequence DNA segment TTACATAAAAGTAACGAAGAAAGTAATGAATTGTTACTTTCTAAGTAACATGCtagttttgtaaaatatttccaaCTTTGCGGATTTATCCCACcattattacaaacaaaattcacttttttttcagaTATCAATTGTTAAGAGGACTAGCATTTTGCCATAGCCGTAATGTTTTGCACAGAGACCTTAAACCGCAGAACTTACTCATCAACAAGGTAAAGATACAATTATCAGGATGTTTACATTTAATATgtacaaagatattttttacatatttagataaatgtttctttacagaaaatctctttttaatattttgtatatggACTTTACATGATCAATGCTGTTAGTATTAACAAATACTGATATTTTATTGATCATATGTGATTAAGAAAATATGTACACATAAACCCAAACGACTCAAATCAAAACTTCGCgaattttttatgaagaaatagaaagaaatagattttgtggagaaacaaatagaaatattgtGTTTATTCCATTATAaaggtatatattttttctctatttgatatttaaattatattaaaaaaatagtataaaatagcattgttacttaaatttttttaatcattttttttacaaaagatatTTAGAGTAACTATAGCTACTCTCACAGGattcataaaaaagtaaaatgacATGAGCTTTATAAAGTTGAAATATAGATATAATGTTTGACGAAGCAGTTTTCCGAAATATTGTATTTGAACAAAgttgcaaataattaaaattattatagcgATTTTTTGCTATAAACTGTTCATTTTTTGGTTGTGGAAAAATTaagcatcttaaaaaaaatttttttcaagtagattttaatattaaaaagagtatgtaaaattgtaaatgatCAATCAAGCTGTTTTTAAGATATATAGTGATCACGcgtttttgaaaacaatttgtaaaacaaaaacaaaaaattagcaaaaattaaatctgctAAATATATATGCctttctataataatatttataaattgatgTAGAATATTGACGATGACTCGTATTTCTTGATTTTCGAGCATTAACATTCTTATCATACAATGATATTCGCTCAAAAATCAAGAAATCCGATTACCATCAATATTCTACATCaatctattaatataaaatatgcgaTCAATAATGTTGTCAGTTTTGATACTGATAGTATTGTCtatgtaaagtccttataacagtataatgtacataattatgtttaattatgtgtaatatacataaattgcaTTCTAAAATTCACTGTCAAtgctgaaaatctatagtatacgtaacataaactatagattttcagtactagaAGTGTATATTCAAGCAGTTATAGAATTGAGTTAAATTATCACCAAGAATATCGATTATAAGATTATCAAGGAAtggaaagttactttttaaaagtaacttgttaTCGTTACTTAATCAAAAAAgtaactagttaccgttactTATTACTGACtcaaaagtaactcgttaccgttaccgttacatagaaagtaacgattcgttactttttcattattttaattttaaaataaaattagattatgtttaaaaattttcatataatgcTAAATCTacagttcttaaaataaataaaactacaaaaattatataagattttttgtataagatttatatagaatttattaaatataaactacatacactttttatcgatatttttaataggaagttaaataattacgCCCCAAAATTATGTCACAAAGGTTTAACTTTTATCTGAAGGATTTACtttgtaatataatgtaaaagttaaaccatgaaaatgttttactctagtattatatttttatcggtattaatttactatttacttttaacaaaagttgacaTCTATAAAGTTTGCTTTTATGTTAATACAATTTTGTGATTGGTTTATTTTACAACTATTctttaaaacgattttaaatgtaatataacaatgaactatgaatattgattgaaaaataaagatttaaaaattatgaaagtaGTAAGATATTTGATAACGtaaatacaaatctaaacaaaaaggttcttcggtcgtagctggatcttagtgcttatatgtattcgtgtgattttatatactttctcagactcaaccaaattgcgggccgttactttcggtcatataacacagctataatcgaataagagttagtaataccactctttattaaattaaaattaatttaataatacttgatgctcaCTTGCATCTCTATTAACTCTCTCCatccctgaaaaaactgtaaagaatttattgcgaaaaataccctggctgaggtgatagaAAGTgcataaaatcacacaaatacatataagcactaagatccagctacAACCGAAGAAagccttcttgtttagatttgaaaattatattataaattaaaaagtaacgataaaagtaactattaaattcgttaccgttactagaaaaatgtaactacgttaccgttacagttgcaaaaaataaaaagttaccaattcgttaccaaaaaaataactgtaacggtaacggtgtTACAACTGACTCATTACTTCCTAAAGATTATATATTGATACATGCTCGattcatacaatattattaatcagtattattaattatgtaaagctcatattacattttgaattaaatagaAGTTTATTTTTAGAATGGGGAGCTGAAGCTCGCTGATTTTGGTTTGGCAAGAGCATTTGGTATCCCTGTAAAATGTTACTCGGCGGAAGTTGTAACATTATGGTACCGTCCCCCGGATGTTCTTTTCGGAGCAAAATTATATACAACGTCCATTGACATGTGGAGTGCGGGATGCATATTCGCTGGTAATTgttcccccccttttttttttttttttttgttaaagattaaaGTCAATTATTggcaaaactttttataatatatgagtatagtatacaaatatttaaaaaccgtAATAAAGTTTTCTTCATATTGGCAATTTAATATGAtaagttagtttttttttaaacacgtCTAATTCTTTTATAGCATaccatattattaaaaagttctgaataaaatattgatatttcttGATATATCACAGAATTAGCGAATGCTGGCAGACCACTCTTTCCTGGATCGGATGTAGACGATCAATTGAAAAGAATATTCAAAATGCTGGGCACACCAACTGAAGAGACGTGGCCAGGTTTAACGGCACTTCCGGACTACAAACCATTCCCGCAATACCATCCTACTCAAGGATTAGCACAGGTTACACCCAAACTCACTTCAAGAGGCAAAGACTTACTCCAGGTAAAtcgtcatttattttaatcattgaaATAGTAACATTGCAAAACATAATATAGTTATTTAGCAGTTCAGAGAATATATTATCAACAATATGCATAATCAAATTTGATATTAAGGGGATACTAAAGATGTTTTTTGTTACCAACTAAAAGCGATTAATTTCCGTACACGCcgtttttctaattgtatttacagatttaaaaacctttctcctcaattaaagtatagacattaTATACCTCATATTGATCGACTTTATGCcaacaacattaaatttatatatttttttatctactcTTAGTTCAACGCATGATATATAGAGTTGTTAATGAGTGTCTAAATATTTGATagtctatttttacaaaataagtaTGATGTGAGATGCAGATTACGTGTAAAAACAACATAGAATTTCCAAAATTTAGCTTAGAagtctaatataaaagataagtGTGTCTGAAAATTCGTGCATGCAACGAAGATGAACTATGGTAAACAGAGCAGCAATTATGTGACACAGTAGATGACAGATTTTGCATCAGATGGCGCTGAAATCGAAGAACAAAGACAGATGATACATTCACGAGTGCATTGAACAAAGAGCTAGCCTGCTCGCCTGGCTTTAGCATTAGTCCCTTTATCCTAACAACTAGATCGCTACCTTCGGCTGAATAGCTGTGTCCGGCAGGATATCCGGATTcggccatcttacccaacaagaaaatggcgtctacgcgtagattaggttagtgcgtatgtgtttgacaggtTTGACAACTAAACCGGTTAACCGCTGAGCACCGTTGAGCATATTAATTGCGATTATCGAgtgtgttttttcgatatcgtgccATAATAACAAGCAAGAGCGGCATTAGAGCGGCATTAGAGCtgccattttgttgtaggtaacatggctgaaaccggatatccttcctgcctcagtactgtcatatgctaatgccacaggttagcgatctagtGTTAGATATCGAAGAACAAAGACAGATGATACATTCACGAGTGCATTGAACAAAGAGCTAGCCTGCTCGCCTGGCTTTAGCATTAGTCCCTTTATCCTCCAACCACGTGCCGCTAGATTGTTGCTTGAAAAAGGGGATGCTGAAGTGGTATCcgaactcactcgacgtcgaTATTGCAGATTCTTTTTTTGAGCGAGATGAATATATCACGTGTCCTTATTCTTCGATTTTAGCGCCATTTATCATGGCACCCAGAAACTAATCTTCTTTATGTGCTTTGCTATATAAATGTCGCTAATTCTGGAGGATTTTTAAGTCTGTAAAAGCAAttcaaaaaatgtcaaaaaagattaataacatTCAGTCGGTAACTTTAGGATCCTCGTAACAAatctaatgtaataatttaatgattttaataaagaatgcaaaataaaagaatgtaaTGATACTAGACTAGAATACAAATGATTTAGAACGgtatcaaaataaatgtaatggAAAAATAAGTaatgaataaaaagtaatttcaaTTGCGTGCGTgcgcacatacacatacacacatacacataagAAAATCTTAACCCTTTGTTTGTACACAGATACGAATTCgcactattttttttatagttgttacatttttaaacGCAGGATTTCAGTTTAATGGATTTTTAACTAATATAATGATATTTCTCAACATTACACCACTGaagttatttctaattttttatttcaagttgataaaaagaacatttaaaattaGCTTCAATGTAAGTTATGAACTGTTACATGAAGTTGCGCGGTATAAATTCGTGTGCTATGTAAAGTCGCGAAAGGTGTGCaaacaaaagattaatattgcgatttaaatttttattttaaaaattgaaaaacttatATAACTAAAAATCTGAAAGATAGACAATTATTTCTCTAAATCTCATTCTTTTCGAAAATAGAATGTCGAAAAGTTACATTATAAAAAGCAACTTTCTATCgctataaatattaacaagctcttttatttcaaatcttGAATCGTTTCCGAATATATGATGTTCTGATTTCTGATTGACAGAGATTATTAGTGTGTAATCCGAATCTACGGCTGACAGCGGAGGAAGCGATGGCACATCCATACTTCAACGACTTGAACCCTGCCATAAAAAACGACCGATGCCAATAGCGAGTCATTCCTCTTAGCTTTAATCGATCAAAAGCATATTACGGCGCATACAATGCGCAGCGACCaaaaagtgaaaagaaaaaCGCTCTAATAATGAGCGAGTTTAAGTTGACAAAGCGGGTAGTCCTGCTCATCGAGCGATTGAACATAATTGATTCTTCTGTTGATTAATCATATTCAATTGCTCGGCAAGTAGACCTGGCCATTTTGCTGGCTTGAACTCGCCCAATGATcgtttgtttatatatatatatatatatatatataaagctcGGATGAGATGATCGCTCCTCCCCTTTCCACGACAAGAAGACACTGACAGTCTTGTCGTTTTTGTAATAATGGCAAGGAAGAATCAATAAATCGTTATTTTCATTCCCTGACGGTACAACTTCCTAGCGAAAGTAAGAATTCTATGGTCAGAAAGAAAAGATGCAGTATTTCATACGCTGTCGAAGTTGCGACTGATGAGTATGAGGATTTTACGCAAATTTAAATAGGATATTAAGcgcgatttatttattattaaattattatgtcaaTAAACTTAATAtcttaaataagttttaattattaatcttatatCTCCCTTTCCCTTATTCAGTTTTCTACATCGCATCGAAGTGAAATCTGTGCGCTTCCTGAAGTCTCTCGATTTTATCTTCTCTTCTTTCCTTCCAATACAAACCGAGAATTAGAGATGTGATTAAAGCGCAGGTGCCGGATAAGGCGGCCGCACTCAGTAAGATTAATTTACTGGGCGTGACGAATAGTTGTGCCTTCCATCTCGATGGTTCAGCAATTGGATTTGGTATCACAACCATCTGAGAATTGGGAATAATCTGTGGCCATTCTCGTGACTTGCCGCCAAcctgaaaaaaaatacatattttaaaagtattctgtaacattatttgtttgaaattttattaaagttaagttagattatttgagaaataaatgtgggattaataattaaatgttatatatgcatgtcttaaattataatcttacttATAAAGTTGAAATAAAGCGTTTCTAATCtcaaatctattttaataaataaatctatctTAATGTTTTGGTTATACAATACCAGCTAAAAGCTAtcgaaatttaaacataattctaTGTTTATTCTCTTTGTTTCTAATTAACAACAATAAATCtaaatgatttttatcaaatgtatgaatatttattagagttttattagtattaaagtatgtaaaaaatttgatttaattcataatgCTCCCTCaccaaatttgcaaattaatactacaaaacgcgattttacataaaagtcGAGAATAgacaaaacaaacaaaaaataacttttaaaccaataaaagaattatgttaAAACTTTACAGATAGTCTAACAATAGAACAATCTCTGAAATTTTTGATAACGCTTATATCCTTAATTCATATcgatataaattatagtaaatatactTATCCTAGTAAAAGATAGgaaatttttatgtaacgaGGAATTTTTTATGacgttttattgaattttatgtttattttagcCAATGATTTCAccaaaatttcaacaaaattttcttaaaaagtcgACAAACTTATAATGAaacgaaaaaataatagaaaaataatatgaaatagtaataatagataaaattttaacaagataTCGTTGGTATAAAGTGCctgtaatttttcattataatttcataaaaaattattaaaatttcaatattgttaATTCGTAAATcagaatatttgcatttttttattgcaattttataacaatttattataattcaataaaatttcttttttcgttaaataatttttcattattagttttttattaaaatgttacattttcatTGAAATCTCAATATTATCTGTTTTTCATTAAACacagaaaattgttttttcaacaaaatataagaaattcaTTGCATATTCATTGAAATTTCATGAAATTTAGTGAAACATCAAGTtcgttgaaaatataattaaaaatttatgtttttacacGTACCCCTATCGTGAGAGCGTCCACAAAATTGGGCGTTCTTCCCAAACCGAAGGTGGTGTACGGCAAGTTAAGCGAAAAATGTGCGCTCTGGGGTAACTGCGCGGCGATCGCGTTGCGAGGACTACCATCCTGCGTAGTGGTTCTATACGCGATTGATGGTCCCGGTAAATTGGTGCCATAAGTTCTCTTTTTCTTACCAAGCGAACCCGGTGAAATGGGATACATGCTGTTGGTGCGCCCAGTAAGCACCATCACTTTGACAAAATTCGCGTCATAATCCAAACTGTTTTTAAACGCGGCAGTGCGATAGTTGTTCGTCTTGTCAAATTCAACTAGGATTACGTCTAGAATACCATCCTGATAAAAGTCGTAAAACACTGCCATCGCGGTCTCATTGTAGAATGGATTCAATGCTTGCCATTTGACATCAAAAGTGCGATTGAAACCGGCGCAATTATTGCATGCCACGTTCTGCAATAAAAACGATTGTGTCTGTTTCGTGGACTGCAGAGTCGCTAGCAAATCCGGATAGCCATCCATGTTAAAATCACCGCCGCGCAGAGTAATAGTCTCCGTGTAACGATGACCATTGGGTTTGACGAAACCCCACAAGACGTTATTGGGATCACGTAAGTTCACTCTCAGATTGTGCCAGCCGTTCAAGTACATCATTATCGTACAATTAGTACAAGCTTCATCGAAACATAGTGGCAAAAGGAGAGCCATTTTGCCGGTCAATTCGACATCCAGATAGAGAGTCTGTCCGAATTCCCCTTTGAATTTCGTATCGCTTGATATATTATATGGAAGGTCGATCTGATGAGAAAACTCGAATCCCAGTTCTGTGCCCAACCATATCTCGAAGGACTTCCTCGTAGTTACTACAAGATCCGGCAGAAAGTCACTGTTTAGATCCAGGAAAGCGTTAGAGTGAGGATTTCTCACGGAGTGAGGATTTCTCACGGGCTCTAGCGGCTCCAAACTCTTATCGCACATCTCGATGGGATGTGGAGTAGTCCTATTCTCATTAAACACCCAGAACATTCTTTTGCCGTGCTTATCCACTCCAAAAAGGTCAATTATCATATCTTGATTATAATCCAATGCCAATGGTTGGTCGCGCATTTCTATAAGAGGATTCCATTCGTCGCTGCAGTTTAGATGACCATTCCCACCCCACAGTATGTGCGCATAAGTGAGCTTTTGCTCGCGATTAAACGTCGTTACTAAAATGTCCATAAAGACGTCACCATCAAAATCACCTGGTACCACGCTAGTTACATGGTCCTTAAACGAGCAATTTAGACCCGGCTTGGGCAGTAGCAGGGGCTCCTGCTCAGCTGCCAGGAATATTTCCACTGTTCGGCCATCTTTGCGCAGCATGAACACATCCGTTAACTCATCGGAATTAAAGTCGCCGAATGCCGCCGGCATGCCATCCAGCACGTTCCCGAACACGGCAGGAGTTATGTCGCTGCATCTCACTGCCAAGACGAGTGCAACAAGGTGGACAAATATTCGAATCCGCAGCATAATTCACATCCCAACGAATGATctgtaataattatgtatataagaatatataataatacaacgAACATTAATTCCAGGGTTGGAAATAATTCGTTACTTGTAATAAAGTTATAGTtacttttctttataacttcGTGAACTTTGTTCCTCTCTTTTTACCTATAactataattttacttattattagttACATTCATttggtaattaataattaatttagtaattgTTTTCAAACCTATTACTAAACATATGGTCTGCAGaataatgtaacaaataatCTTCTAGAACAGCtatcacataaaaattaatgttgagTCTTTACTCTTTAAAACAAACTCTAGATTATtcgttttcaattatttcactACAAAGTTTGAATTTGATGAACTTTTTAGCTGAAAAATAttccataattttaataatatattccaaatataaatattattaaaaattattaatttagttaaataaaataatttagaaatgtaaaattattgtttaaagtaGTAATGCAtcaacattacaaaaaattaacaaaaaaatagttCAAAAGTATAACAActcattaattctttttctttaataattataaatttttttcacacacaAAATTGGTAACTAATTActttttgagagaaaaaaacTAAACTAGCATTATTAATCACTTTTGCAAAGTAACTTTTCTAATCTgagttatttttatgtaatattgaatttttttatgcaacaatAATGCAATCCAATATGCACTCAACAATAAATgatctaatacaaaaatattaagcagctcatgtgaaaattaataaataaaagaaaatagaaaaagcaAATTAAATGAGCAAAAATTggatgttaatttaataaaatatatatttagtacaatataaaatttataggatgacgttttaactttaatctttcTCAGCTCACAaacaacataaaatttatattgtttagtAATGATGGAAAAGGTAGTAAATCAGAAATCATCATTAAAGTTAatcgtcaaattaaaaattaaagaaaagttgaAGACCATTGCAATGcagtaacataaaaaaaagtcaaaattataaaaaagtaatggattcattaaatgattttaattcaaataatggCAAAAAAACAGAGAAATATGTAAATTGGTTGTATAACAAAATTCCTAATATCAAGTTATGAGTGAAGCAGTTactcaaaacattttttgaatataatgATTAATGACTTCGTATTGGGACTATCATAGCTTTCTACATTGCAACAATAACTTAGGGGTCGATTCTGTAACCTTAACAATGTTGTTATGATATTGTTGCACAGCTATTacatgatgtaaaaaacttgTGCCATAATACCATAATGACATTGTTAAAGTTACAGAATCGACCCCTTAgtatcattttcaaaaaaaagaaattttcattattaaattaaaggtaGTAGATATCAGAAATAGTATTAACTTGATTATAACAAATAAGTACTacagaaaatgatttattgGAGAGTACTCTCCTCGAAATCAGGTTTTAAgattagcaaaatattttatttattttatagtaataattttgAGTGTATAACCAACATGACTctagtataatattatattgggCCTGTAATTCTGTAATCAGGatgagtaataataaaatatcaaacgtGACATCACTCTTCTATCTGTGCACTTaacctaaaattaaaaataatagtagaaAAACGCAGATGCAAGCAACGAAATTAATTTAGTCTCTCGCAATATTCGTTTATAAATTACGATACCATgacaaatttaacaataaataaatatacctGAGGAATGTACTACGTTGCTGTTAACTACTGTGTAATGCACTAGCTCATTGTTTTCGACATATCTGACAGCCACAAACTAATGTTGTAGACGGCTGACGGATCCAGGTTTGACGCGCATGCACGACAACCAGTGATTACAGTATTGTAATTCATGTAGCAGAAATGGGTTCTAAGCTTCGCGGGCTCGTCCTAAGATTAGGATAATTTAAggtatttacgtaataattaatttattttttattaatttcaggtttaatgatgttattttattttaattctaaacagttattaaaacatacaatttttttatttttaaatattttatatttttatttgataaatagtGCTAAGGTTTTTGGcagtttttcttactttaaCGACAAATGTTAGTATTCTATAAgatttcgtaaaataaaatattttactttaatctaTACATgcgtattttatttcataaattatttcctTCTGTTCTGTTTGTCTTTTaacttataattctttattattaaataaagattaattatttcaattttaaagtcattgtttttaatttgtattttgtgtatgtttatatataagaaatatataaaatatattaacatttttctaaatttgtaaaaaaattgtacgggCTAAAGATTAATTCTGTTTCTATCTCTGACTAGTCTGACTGATACTTTACTGAAGTCACATCTGGCGCGCATGCGTGAAAATCCTGCGAccgtattcttgaaaaataacgtaataTGCGAAAATACTAGGGAcctctataatatatgtaacgtatactatagtattttaattcgtatacgttatttttcaagaatacagCTCCTGGCCCGT contains these protein-coding regions:
- the LOC105193774 gene encoding cyclin-dependent-like kinase 5, producing the protein MQKYEKLEKIGEGTYGTVFKAKNRETHEIVALKRVRLDDDDEGVPSSALREICLLKELKHKNIVRLYDVLHSDKKLTLVFEHCDQDLKKYFDSLNGEIDLDVVKSFLYQLLRGLAFCHSRNVLHRDLKPQNLLINKNGELKLADFGLARAFGIPVKCYSAEVVTLWYRPPDVLFGAKLYTTSIDMWSAGCIFAELANAGRPLFPGSDVDDQLKRIFKMLGTPTEETWPGLTALPDYKPFPQYHPTQGLAQVTPKLTSRGKDLLQRLLVCNPNLRLTAEEAMAHPYFNDLNPAIKNDRCQ
- the LOC105193772 gene encoding T-cell immunomodulatory protein: MLRIRIFVHLVALVLAVRCSDITPAVFGNVLDGMPAAFGDFNSDELTDVFMLRKDGRTVEIFLAAEQEPLLLPKPGLNCSFKDHVTSVVPGDFDGDVFMDILVTTFNREQKLTYAHILWGGNGHLNCSDEWNPLIEMRDQPLALDYNQDMIIDLFGVDKHGKRMFWVFNENRTTPHPIEMCDKSLEPLEPVRNPHSVRNPHSNAFLDLNSDFLPDLVVTTRKSFEIWLGTELGFEFSHQIDLPYNISSDTKFKGEFGQTLYLDVELTGKMALLLPLCFDEACTNCTIMMYLNGWHNLRVNLRDPNNVLWGFVKPNGHRYTETITLRGGDFNMDGYPDLLATLQSTKQTQSFLLQNVACNNCAGFNRTFDVKWQALNPFYNETAMAVFYDFYQDGILDVILVEFDKTNNYRTAAFKNSLDYDANFVKVMVLTGRTNSMYPISPGSLGKKKRTYGTNLPGPSIAYRTTTQDGSPRNAIAAQLPQSAHFSLNLPYTTFGLGRTPNFVDALTIGVGGKSREWPQIIPNSQMVVIPNPIAEPSRWKAQLFVTPSKLILLSAAALSGTCALITSLILGLYWKERREDKIERLQEAHRFHFDAM